The stretch of DNA AGGTGACTGCTTCATTAAGTTGAAGCAGGATGACAAATATGGCATTATTCTGTTTCCCATAAAAATATTATCAAAAAGGAGCTGCCTGAGCATCTGCGTGAATACTCAGACAGCCTTTAACGAACTAATCAAAATTACTAAGGAGATAATTATGAGTAAAGATAAAAAATATATTTTAGCATTAATTATGCTGCTACCCTTGTTATTGTGCGCCATTACCCGTTATGTTGATGATGATTATACAAATCCAACCCCTCCCTATTATGACTCAATTCAGGAGGCAATAGGAGATGCATCGACAGGAGATGTCTTATGTGTTTATCCTGGTACTTACGAGCATATTTCAATTGGAAATATAGGTTTGACCATAATGAAATTCGGTATAGGAGATGTGATTATCGATGGTAATGATGAGCATACATGTATTTATTTTACTAGTAATAGTCAATATGGTGTAATACTTGATGGATTGATTATAACTAATGGAAATAATAGTAGTGGTGGTGGAATATATGCTGGTAGTGACAGAACAGTGAAAATTTGTAATTGTGAGATTATAAATAATACTGCTACAGGAGGAGGAGGAGGATTATTTAGTTCTCAAGGTGATTTAACGTTAGAAAAATGTGTGATAAAGAACAATACGGCTGCTACAGGAGGAGGAATATACGCACGTGATCAACATCTGACTATGCAAGATGTTTCAATTATCGATAACACTGCAGAAGTAGGTGGTGGAATATATGCCAAAACATATGCAACCTATGTTAACTACCTAGATGCAGAAAATGTTATTATCGAAAACAATACAGCAACTGATTACGCAGGAGCACTGGGTATTAGAAGCGTATCACCTGAAGTACCTTCTGCGGTGTTAAATTTCAACAAAGTTACAATCTCTAATAATAACTGTACTAATGATATCGGAGGAATTTATATTGGAACTCCAACTTATGACATTGATCTTAGCATTATAAACAGCATAGTTTGGGGAAATGATAATACACCCCAGATACCAGCAAATCATATTGTAACTTATAGTTGTGTTGATGGAAACACCGTTTATCCGGGTGACGAAAATATTAATGATGATCCGGAATTTGTTAACACTAATACATATAATCTCGAGTATTACAGCCCTTGCATAGATACCGGTGATGATGACATTGCTTATTATGATCCTGACGGATCACGGGCAGACATGGGTTATTTGTACCACGAGCAGGATGTTTATAGTTGGCAATATGGTCTGTTTGAAAGACAGTATCTGTGGAAGAGTTTTCCAAAATTGCAGATAGATCCTAATCAGGGAGATGATGTAGGAGTGGAGAATTCTCTTCAAACCTGGAATCCGTTGCCACATCAGCTTGAGCTTGATATTTGGAATGATGATGGGTTTTTAGCTAATGGAATTTATGATGATAACGAAGAAAGATGGACCTGGGATGATGAGGATATATCCAGTGTCAAAGGATATAAGATGCAAAAAACAAATGCTTCTGGGTGTTTATTATTCTCTAGAGGAGTAATATGTGAATCTGATACAGATCT from Candidatus Stygibacter australis encodes:
- a CDS encoding T9SS type A sorting domain-containing protein, with the translated sequence MSKDKKYILALIMLLPLLLCAITRYVDDDYTNPTPPYYDSIQEAIGDASTGDVLCVYPGTYEHISIGNIGLTIMKFGIGDVIIDGNDEHTCIYFTSNSQYGVILDGLIITNGNNSSGGGIYAGSDRTVKICNCEIINNTATGGGGGLFSSQGDLTLEKCVIKNNTAATGGGIYARDQHLTMQDVSIIDNTAEVGGGIYAKTYATYVNYLDAENVIIENNTATDYAGALGIRSVSPEVPSAVLNFNKVTISNNNCTNDIGGIYIGTPTYDIDLSIINSIVWGNDNTPQIPANHIVTYSCVDGNTVYPGDENINDDPEFVNTNTYNLEYYSPCIDTGDDDIAYYDPDGSRADMGYLYHEQDVYSWQYGLFERQYLWKSFPKLQIDPNQGDDVGVENSLQTWNPLPHQLELDIWNDDGFLANGIYDDNEERWTWDDEDISSVKGYKMQKTNASGCLLFSRGVICESDTDLDTYASAETWLGYFLEDSQLVIDAFPSAVINDAILVKTMDWTISRNSTNDRWTGTTGSSYINYADCVVIETVSAYNDFNWETPSRSGYVNYRPVAEHFTFDDDVDYFPIYATFDVNDMPDEVAVYIDGVCHGAQVVEDTICQICAHILEEDPGQEIEFALWYDGRSGLKHLNSYQVFNESEGKYERRSLITGMPGIHYKVYLEGNNENVVPIYYDLHCYPNPFNPELTISFNLEETQEVNLNVYNVKGQKVKTLVNELFRPDDYNLVWKGDDNTGNKVSSGVYYIRLQVGEDIVNRKVILMK